TGTCGTTGAGTACGACTCCGCAGAGCAAATGGTGCAACTTGCGGAAGCGTACGAAGGGCAGCTCACCGCGACGATCTTCGGAACAGATACCGACTCCCCTACCCACCTTGTCAATGCACTGGCAGCGCGTGCAGGACGACTCCTGTGGCGCCAATGGCCCACCGGCGTCTCCGTGACTGGGGCGCAACAGCACGGTGGTCCCTACCCGGCCAGCACGGCACCGCAGACGACGTCCGTCGGCACCGGGGCGATCACCCGTTTTCTTCGTCCTGTGGCATTGCAGGGGTTTCCGCAACGCCTCCTCCCGTCCGAACTGAAGACTCCCGACTGACAGAGTATCTGCACCGTTGAGCGCCGGTGATTATTGCAGTTAGGCGCCACCGGATCGACTCGTTGAGCGCCACCGGATATTCGCACTGAGCGCCACTTCTAGGAGCACGATCGAAGGCTGGCCAGCGGAAGCCCTCGAACCGCGCTGATCGCGCACGCCTCGGCGTCGGGACTCGCCCACGTGGCACGAAATCGACGGCAAGGGCAGGCAACGCCTGCCCGCGGCAGTTCCTCACGATCCTCCTAAAGGCACCGCGCGTCGCGGTCGTCGACTCACGTCACTGTCGATCGCCGTCCACGACGCCCACGCGGGAAACTGTCCACGGCGTCCGGGAGGGGTGGCGCTCAACCCTGCGAACGGGATCGTCACAAGTGGCGCTCACTCGCAATACTCCTGGCGCTCAAAACATCGAATATTCATAATGAGGAGGTGTGCAGCCACGGGGTTCGTCCACAGCCATCACGGAAACTTCCTCGAGGCGTTGTCGGGTAATCGAATAGGATCCGTCTGCCCTCAGCGACGATCGCCGCCTTGGCGATGTCCCGCGACACGGTCAGACCCTCGGCGACACGGGTGACGGTCAGGAGATCGCAGGCGATGCCTTCCAACCACCACCGCGGGACAGTTTCCAGCGTGGTCGCGCTGCGGCCGACGTGTCATGCCACCAGACCGGTCCGCGGCCGCACGTTTGTAGCGGTGCACCCGCACTGCGAGTGTTTTCGGCCACCTCCAAGCGGATCTGTGCGAGGCGACGGATCACCGTGTCTCGCGGCACGCCGGACATCCGCGGGCGCGGCGTCCGCCATCCGGCTCGATCACCCTGTACCCCCACTCAGCCCGATTCGGTCGAGACGATATCCGGTTACCGGAAGGTCGAGCTGGTCGGGCAGCCACGAGGTGGATTGGGTCACGACGACCATGTAAGGAAGAGCGAGTGGTGCATTGTGTATCCAAGCTCTCTCGCGAGGCCCTCACATCAGGGCACCGAGGCACCAGATCCGCTACACCGTCGCTCGTGGAGCCACGTCCCCTCATCCCAAGAACGAGAGAATGTCCATTATCTGCGCTCTTTGCATGTCCATTCCCGTAACGATTTCACAGCCCGAGCCGGCCGCTGATTTCAGTAATTGCGTTGGATTCGGCGACGTAACGACATCGGCCACAGCAGCGTGCCGCGGTAGCATTTCCGACTCCACTGGAATTCCTGGATTGATGGGTGACCCAACACTCGTCGCATTTATCAGGATGTCGGCATTCGTCACGTCGCTCATAGTCCCGACCATAGTTGAAACCGCTGGATCGAATGCCTTGAGTTCCTCAACTAGTTTTACCGCCCGTAATTCCGACCGGTTGACGATGCTGATAGCCGCTGGCGATTCTCCAGCTAAGGCAAATGAGATGGACCTGCCAACCGCTCCCGCGCCTAATACCACGATCCGTGCCCCCCGCAGCGGAATCCCACGCACCAGAAGGCACCGTACCATCGCGGTGCCATCCAATTGGTCGCCAACCAAATTGCCGTCAGACGTGCGCCGCACGACGTTCACGTTGCCCGCCACTGCGGCGCGGCGCGTAAAACTGTCAATCAACGACAGAACCGGCACCTTATACGGCATGGTCACGATGAACCCCGCGAGATTATTCCAGCCGCGAGCGGTTCTCAACAGATTGTCCAAGCCATCATCCGCAATCTCCACCGGAATAAAAGCCACATCAACCTCAAGACGAGCCGCTACGGCATTCATCGTCGCGGGTGCCTGCGCAGCGTGCAATGGGTATCCAACAATTCCGCAGATGCGAGTCATTCCAGTAATTTCCATGATTTCCCGCTTTCCACGCAACCGTCAAGCTGCCATCGTCGGCTCGCGCTCGTCGCGTTTAGGACATTCGGTTGTGTCGATTTCTCGATTAAGCTGCCACGGCCTGAACATCAGATTGATACCCGACTCTGACGGCCCTCCGTGGGATGCGCAGATACCAGGGGCGACACCTCGGTCTCCGCCACAATCACCCGTGGTTGATGGTGAGGTGACTGCCCACCTTCGCAGTTTTATCGAGACCCACTGGCAGATCTGACTCTGCCCGTCGATCCACGTAATGTCAGCTCTGCCTTTAGTACTTCGTCTGGCATCTCTCCACTCTCGCCTCCGATTCTCAACAGAAGGCGCTCACCCACTCGCGTACCGATGTCATAGGCCGGTTGCGCGAGAACGCTCAGCGGCGGGTCCATCATGTTGAACAAGTCCATGTCGTCAAATCCGATCAACGACACATCATCAGGAATGCGCATGCGCATGGCTCTTGCAGCCTGCACGGCTCCGACCGTGAACAGGTTGTTGTAGGCGAAAACACCAGTGGGTCGCGGCGAACCGGACAGCGCGTCCATCATCGTCCGAACCCCACCAATAACACCCAGCGATTCGTCGATCGCAAAACCCTGCACTTGGACACCTGTCTCCAAGCAGGCTCCGAAGAAGCCGTCCCGACGTTCCGAAGCAGTGGTCCCTCCGCCAGCGCCAGCAAGAACTGCTAGGTTCGTGTGGCCGAGTGAAACCAAATGCATTGCCGCACGAAAACCCGCGTCATAGTTGTCGATGCCGATCGCCGATATGAGTGATCCCGCTCTCCGCGCCACTCTGCTGTCGAAGAGCACGACTGGGACTCCGTGTTCCGCCATTCTCTCGAGGCGTTCCTCGCCCTCACTGCCCACGGACAGTGCTACACCGTCCACCAACCTTGTCATAAAGCGTGAGATCAGTCGCTGTTCTCTATCTTCATCGAAATCGGAACTGCAAACCAGAACCAGGTATCCGCCAGATCCCACCACATCTTCGATGCCCCGAACCACTTGCGAATAGAAAGGGTTCGTAATATCTCGTACAAGCACCCCAATCAGGCCCGTCCGACCCGTTGATAGGCTCTTTGCTACTGCATTTCGCACATAGCCCAACTCAGTGACCACAGAGCCGACTCGATCTGCCAGTTCAGCGCTGACGTGCGCGGTGTTGTCTAGCACCCTCGCTACCGTTGCCGTAGAAACTCCGGCTGCTTTCGCAACGTCGCGTAGGCTTGTCAAGTGTCAGCACCCTCGACGCGGAGACCCGATTCTGAGTCGAACCAATGCACATCGGCACGCTCAAACCCAATCACGACGTCGTCCCCGCTGAAGACCGCGAGTTGCGAACCGGACGTAGTTATTAGTTCCTCTCCCTGCACACGCAATCGATACACCCACGAGTTCCCCTGGTTCTCGACAACAAAGACGCGCCCGGTTAATCGCACCTCGCCAAATGCATCGTCGGGTCGAAGAGTGAGTCGCTCTGGCCGGACCCCCATTAAAAGGCGCTCAGCCGGAATCCCGGTCTCTCGCTCCTTATCCCGGAACATATCCTCGAGATCAGCCCCGCCGCCCAACTGGGAGTACCCAGCTATGTTCATGGGAGGGCTGCCCACAAACTTAGCGACGAAAACATTGCGCGGCTTCTCGTACACCTCGTGGGGCGAGCCTACCTGCTGGATCTCACCCCTATTCAACACGACGACCCTCGTCGCCATAGTCATTGCTTCCACCTGATCGTGTGTCACATACACGAAGGTGCGGCCCACCCGTTTATGTAACGCGCTGATCTCCACCCTCATCTGCTGTCTCAACTTCGCATCTAAGTTCGACAGCGGTTCGTCGAGGAGAAAGAGTGATGGATTGCGAACGAGAGAGCGTGCCAGTGCGACCCGCTG
The Rathayibacter sp. SW19 DNA segment above includes these coding regions:
- a CDS encoding shikimate dehydrogenase family protein; amino-acid sequence: MEITGMTRICGIVGYPLHAAQAPATMNAVAARLEVDVAFIPVEIADDGLDNLLRTARGWNNLAGFIVTMPYKVPVLSLIDSFTRRAAVAGNVNVVRRTSDGNLVGDQLDGTAMVRCLLVRGIPLRGARIVVLGAGAVGRSISFALAGESPAAISIVNRSELRAVKLVEELKAFDPAVSTMVGTMSDVTNADILINATSVGSPINPGIPVESEMLPRHAAVADVVTSPNPTQLLKSAAGSGCEIVTGMDMQRAQIMDILSFLG
- a CDS encoding LacI family DNA-binding transcriptional regulator, with product MTSLRDVAKAAGVSTATVARVLDNTAHVSAELADRVGSVVTELGYVRNAVAKSLSTGRTGLIGVLVRDITNPFYSQVVRGIEDVVGSGGYLVLVCSSDFDEDREQRLISRFMTRLVDGVALSVGSEGEERLERMAEHGVPVVLFDSRVARRAGSLISAIGIDNYDAGFRAAMHLVSLGHTNLAVLAGAGGGTTASERRDGFFGACLETGVQVQGFAIDESLGVIGGVRTMMDALSGSPRPTGVFAYNNLFTVGAVQAARAMRMRIPDDVSLIGFDDMDLFNMMDPPLSVLAQPAYDIGTRVGERLLLRIGGESGEMPDEVLKAELTLRGSTGRVRSASGSR
- a CDS encoding ABC transporter ATP-binding protein; protein product: MLELRDIGKSFGGRNVLEHISLEVQDAEFLVLLGPSGCGKSTLLRIIAGLAEPSFGAVVLGGRDITGLDPRRRNMAFVFQTYALYPHFTVRENIGLPLALERWRNLMWVPILNRRILKRAVSHGSVGDSVRKVADSLEILNLLDSKPKELSGGQRQRVALARSLVRNPSLFLLDEPLSNLDAKLRQQMRVEISALHKRVGRTFVYVTHDQVEAMTMATRVVVLNRGEIQQVGSPHEVYEKPRNVFVAKFVGSPPMNIAGYSQLGGGADLEDMFRDKERETGIPAERLLMGVRPERLTLRPDDAFGEVRLTGRVFVVENQGNSWVYRLRVQGEELITTSGSQLAVFSGDDVVIGFERADVHWFDSESGLRVEGADT